In Symmachiella dynata, the following are encoded in one genomic region:
- a CDS encoding tetratricopeptide repeat protein produces MDGQPVTIQAAVALHQAGAWDRAAQAYEQILTADPQNVDALHLTGVIAHQRGEYEDAIRWIQRALQLRPRNATFHNNLGNAFQAVGRYDAAEQHFQTALEISPQSVDARFNLGALRQEQGQWNAALAEFAAVVRQQPGMAKAYHRLGMIFKRQGQLAEAERCLSEALVHDPDFDEAALLLAKTHCAAGRTDEALEQFERLCAKSPQQIDAHFELAATLLDCGRYDEAIVQLSNVIQRAPEHARAHHHLGVAHLRRLHLTEAEVCFREAVRLRPDFAMAHNSLGSLLRERGELSAAADCFSESFRLLPQAAEPRANLAGILQLQGRPTEAIAAYRSALQIDDSSARIHSNLLMTLHYDPELSAEEIFEEHQRWSRRHVVPTAAAPRLKNNPLQSRPLRIGYLSADFRAHSVASFIEPLLKAHDRRAVHVSCYSDVTAPDDVTVRLKTHADTWRDVQGKTDQEVLKMIIDDEIDILVDLAGHTGGNRLQVLAQRAAPVQITHLGYGGTTGIPAIDYRLTDVVADPPGESRRHVEELAYLRSGIFCYAPPLNAPPVAPAPCLENGYVTFGSFNNLAKINSSVVKLWAAILHDMPTSRLFMKSHSFLDAATREDFLRMFSQHGINPARLDLLGQVATLREHLELYGRIDIALDSFPYTGATTTCESLWMGVPVVTLRGHQYVGRLSASLLTQIGCPELIAETPQAYQEIACTLTENLPRLGNVRTQLREQMAQSPVCDAANAAREMETLYRDMWQRWCRGNRKAG; encoded by the coding sequence ATGGATGGACAACCTGTCACAATTCAAGCGGCTGTCGCGCTGCATCAAGCAGGAGCGTGGGACCGCGCCGCTCAGGCGTACGAACAAATCCTGACTGCCGATCCGCAAAACGTTGATGCGCTGCATCTCACCGGTGTCATTGCTCATCAACGGGGAGAGTACGAAGACGCGATTCGGTGGATTCAACGCGCGCTGCAACTGCGCCCGCGGAACGCCACCTTTCACAACAATCTGGGCAATGCGTTCCAAGCCGTCGGCCGTTATGACGCTGCCGAACAACACTTTCAAACCGCTTTGGAAATCAGCCCCCAATCTGTTGATGCCCGTTTCAACCTCGGCGCACTCCGTCAGGAACAAGGCCAGTGGAATGCCGCCCTGGCTGAATTTGCCGCAGTCGTTCGCCAACAACCCGGTATGGCCAAGGCCTATCATCGGCTCGGTATGATCTTCAAACGTCAGGGGCAACTCGCCGAAGCTGAGCGATGCCTCAGCGAAGCATTGGTGCACGACCCCGACTTCGATGAAGCCGCTTTGCTACTCGCCAAAACGCATTGCGCGGCAGGCCGTACAGATGAAGCGCTCGAACAGTTTGAGCGGTTGTGTGCAAAATCCCCCCAACAAATTGACGCCCATTTTGAATTGGCTGCGACGCTACTGGATTGCGGGCGATACGATGAAGCGATTGTGCAACTGAGCAATGTGATCCAGCGCGCGCCGGAGCATGCTCGCGCTCATCATCACTTAGGGGTCGCCCATCTGCGGCGCCTGCATTTGACCGAGGCCGAGGTATGCTTTCGAGAAGCAGTCCGCTTGCGCCCCGATTTTGCGATGGCACACAACAGTCTGGGCAGCCTGTTGCGCGAACGGGGCGAATTGTCAGCAGCGGCTGACTGTTTTTCAGAATCGTTCCGCCTACTCCCACAAGCTGCCGAGCCCCGCGCCAACTTGGCAGGCATACTCCAATTACAAGGCCGACCCACCGAGGCAATCGCCGCCTATCGCAGCGCACTCCAAATCGACGACAGCTCCGCGCGGATTCATAGCAATCTGTTGATGACTCTTCACTACGATCCTGAACTGTCCGCCGAAGAGATTTTTGAGGAGCATCAACGTTGGTCCCGACGACACGTGGTTCCGACAGCGGCAGCTCCGCGACTGAAGAACAATCCTCTGCAGTCACGTCCGCTACGAATCGGATATCTCTCCGCTGATTTTCGCGCACATTCCGTCGCCTCTTTCATCGAACCCTTGTTGAAGGCCCACGACCGCCGCGCAGTCCACGTGAGCTGTTACTCCGACGTGACGGCTCCCGACGATGTGACCGTCCGGTTGAAAACCCATGCCGATACTTGGCGAGATGTGCAAGGAAAAACCGACCAGGAAGTTCTCAAGATGATCATCGACGATGAAATCGACATCCTCGTCGACCTGGCGGGGCACACCGGTGGTAATCGGCTGCAAGTCCTCGCGCAGCGGGCCGCCCCGGTGCAAATCACGCATCTGGGTTATGGCGGTACAACGGGGATCCCTGCGATCGACTATCGCCTGACTGACGTCGTCGCCGATCCGCCCGGTGAGTCGCGACGGCATGTCGAGGAGTTGGCCTATCTTCGCAGCGGAATCTTTTGTTATGCCCCCCCACTGAATGCCCCGCCGGTGGCGCCCGCGCCCTGTCTCGAAAACGGTTACGTCACGTTCGGCTCATTTAACAATCTCGCCAAGATCAACAGCAGCGTGGTGAAACTGTGGGCGGCCATTCTTCACGACATGCCGACCAGCCGGCTGTTCATGAAAAGCCATTCATTCCTCGATGCCGCTACCCGTGAGGACTTTCTCCGGATGTTCTCACAACACGGCATCAATCCCGCGCGGCTCGACCTATTGGGACAGGTTGCAACATTGCGAGAACATTTGGAACTGTACGGCCGCATCGATATTGCGTTGGACTCATTCCCTTATACCGGCGCCACCACGACCTGCGAGTCGCTGTGGATGGGCGTTCCCGTGGTGACATTGCGCGGACATCAATACGTCGGCCGATTGTCCGCCAGTCTACTGACGCAAATCGGTTGCCCGGAATTGATCGCAGAGACACCACAGGCCTATCAAGAGATCGCCTGCACGTTGACGGAGAATTTGCCGCGATTAGGGAATGTTCGCACGCAATTGCGAGAACAAATGGCACAATCACCGGTCTGTGATGCAGCGAACGCAGCCCGGGAGATGGAGACGTTGTATCGCGACATGTGGCAACGTTGGTGTCGGGGCAATCGTAAGGCAGGTTAG
- a CDS encoding tetratricopeptide repeat protein has protein sequence MALNYKLHAPAANAAADLSGHFLRGNESLAAGDYRQAAECYHQVLAVSPDLAEAHNNLGVALKRLQQFDDAGIAFQRAVAARPDFVDAYVNLGDTLRQLDRLEEARICLQAALDIDPTCPAAYNNLGIVHRRLGDNEAAIQFFQRALHLQPNHASAADNLGNVLAQTNRLEEAEAQFAQAACSDAQSLSAHNHMGLLRQRQGRLREAEQEFQTAIQLDASYATAHLNLGVLYLYEGRVQEAQHCFRKTLQLQPQFIKAHSNLLISLGYDPGVDLDELFAEHLRWQQQHAADVPHITTHANSPQPRRRLRIGYISIDFRRHPVASFIEPILKLRNPSEVEVVCYSDVPAPDAVTERLETLADEWHNVAGIADTELVERIQQDGIDVLVDLAGHTAGNRLMVFAQKPAPVQFSMLGYGNTTGLTTIDCRITDAICDPPEEPCRHTETLVRIPSGSFTFAPPQTAPDVQPPPALKNRYVTFGSFNNLAKIGPDVIAVWAEILAAIPNSRLRLKNGALGDEKVRQRYQELFRQHHIPAERILFQGFVESAEEHLAAYHDVDVALDPFPYTGATTTCEALWMGVPVVTLRGTNYVGRMSAGILNQTGYGYLTAASKPQYVSTAIGIASDVAQLSEIRNDLRQQLQSSSLCQPESIVAEIEAAYRTAWQHWCQTQVDA, from the coding sequence ATGGCGTTGAACTACAAACTACATGCTCCTGCAGCAAACGCGGCTGCTGATTTGTCGGGACACTTTCTGCGCGGCAATGAATCGTTGGCCGCCGGTGACTATCGACAAGCGGCGGAGTGTTACCATCAAGTACTGGCGGTATCGCCCGATTTGGCCGAGGCGCACAACAATTTGGGTGTCGCCCTCAAACGACTGCAGCAATTCGATGACGCCGGTATTGCGTTTCAGCGCGCCGTCGCCGCGCGCCCCGATTTTGTGGATGCCTACGTCAATCTCGGCGACACATTGCGGCAGTTAGATCGCCTGGAAGAGGCCCGTATCTGCCTACAAGCGGCCCTCGATATCGATCCCACCTGCCCGGCCGCTTACAACAATCTGGGCATCGTGCATCGGCGATTAGGAGACAACGAAGCGGCGATCCAGTTTTTTCAACGGGCACTCCATCTGCAACCCAATCACGCCAGCGCAGCCGACAACTTAGGGAACGTGCTAGCGCAAACAAACCGCCTGGAGGAAGCTGAAGCCCAATTCGCTCAAGCGGCCTGCAGCGACGCGCAGTCACTCAGTGCGCACAATCACATGGGACTATTGCGGCAACGACAAGGACGTTTGCGCGAAGCGGAACAGGAATTTCAAACGGCGATTCAGCTCGATGCAAGCTATGCGACGGCGCACCTCAATTTGGGCGTGCTCTATCTCTATGAAGGCCGAGTACAGGAGGCACAGCATTGTTTTCGGAAAACGCTGCAACTCCAACCGCAATTCATCAAAGCGCATAGCAATCTGCTGATTTCGCTCGGATACGATCCCGGCGTCGACCTGGATGAGTTATTTGCTGAACATCTCCGTTGGCAACAGCAACATGCCGCCGATGTTCCTCACATCACAACGCATGCGAATTCGCCTCAGCCGCGACGGCGTTTGCGCATTGGGTATATTTCAATCGATTTTCGCCGTCATCCGGTGGCGTCGTTCATTGAACCGATTTTGAAATTGCGTAACCCTTCTGAGGTCGAGGTCGTTTGCTATAGCGATGTCCCTGCGCCTGATGCGGTAACTGAACGTTTAGAAACGTTGGCGGATGAGTGGCACAACGTCGCCGGCATAGCGGATACGGAACTCGTTGAGCGGATTCAACAAGACGGCATCGACGTGCTCGTCGATTTGGCGGGGCATACCGCTGGAAATCGACTGATGGTCTTCGCCCAAAAACCGGCGCCGGTACAGTTTTCGATGCTGGGATACGGCAACACGACCGGGTTAACCACAATCGATTGCCGCATCACCGATGCCATCTGCGACCCGCCGGAGGAACCCTGCCGACACACCGAAACGCTGGTCCGCATTCCCTCGGGAAGCTTTACCTTTGCCCCGCCACAAACCGCACCCGATGTGCAGCCGCCGCCGGCGCTGAAGAACCGATATGTCACATTTGGTTCGTTCAACAACCTCGCGAAAATCGGGCCGGATGTGATCGCCGTTTGGGCTGAAATTCTGGCGGCGATTCCCAACAGTCGCCTACGCTTAAAAAACGGGGCGCTGGGGGACGAGAAGGTGCGCCAGCGATATCAGGAACTGTTCCGGCAACATCACATCCCGGCAGAGCGGATTCTCTTTCAAGGATTCGTCGAATCAGCAGAGGAACATCTAGCGGCGTATCACGATGTCGATGTCGCGCTCGACCCCTTCCCCTACACCGGTGCAACGACCACTTGCGAAGCTCTTTGGATGGGCGTGCCGGTGGTCACTCTGCGCGGCACGAATTACGTCGGCCGCATGTCCGCCGGCATTTTGAACCAAACCGGCTACGGATACTTAACCGCTGCGTCGAAACCACAATACGTTTCGACAGCCATCGGGATTGCCAGCGACGTCGCCCAGCTCAGCGAAATCCGCAACGATTTACGTCAGCAACTGCAATCCTCGTCGCTCTGCCAACCGGAATCGATCGTCGCAGAAATCGAAGCCGCATACCGCACCGCTTGGCAACACTGGTGCCAAACACAAGTAGACGCCTAA
- a CDS encoding D-TA family PLP-dependent enzyme → MDAKYQIDDTSGIITPALVVFRELLDDNIRHIIEIAGDASRLRPHCKTHKTAEVVRLQAEQGITKQKCATFAEAEMVAEAGCRDICLAYNLVGPNIARAVAFRQKYPDVTFSVTADHEIPIAALGHAMTEAGTTIEVLLDVDTGQHRTGVTCCERAERLYQLIAETEGLIPGGFHVYDGHQHQQSHEERKAAIDVEWAKVIELRDKLVAAGLPVPRIVAGGTGSFPVYATKDDPTIELSPGTCVYNDAGYSAAFPDLKFPPATGVLTRVISRPTENRITLDLGYKAVASDPPAGKRCTFPELPDAVAVLQNEEHLVLETDRAGDFQPGDELLAIPTHICPTSAMHKEIVVVSGGKVVDHWDIVARDRQLTI, encoded by the coding sequence ATGGATGCCAAATACCAGATCGACGACACGAGCGGCATTATTACACCCGCGCTGGTCGTCTTTCGCGAATTGCTGGATGACAACATTCGCCATATCATCGAAATCGCCGGCGATGCCTCGCGTTTGCGGCCGCATTGTAAGACGCACAAGACAGCTGAGGTCGTCCGGTTGCAGGCTGAACAAGGCATCACGAAACAAAAATGCGCCACGTTTGCCGAAGCTGAGATGGTCGCTGAGGCTGGGTGCCGTGATATCTGTTTGGCGTACAACCTTGTCGGTCCCAACATCGCCCGAGCGGTGGCGTTTCGACAGAAGTATCCCGATGTCACTTTCTCCGTCACTGCCGATCACGAAATTCCCATTGCCGCTCTCGGCCATGCGATGACCGAAGCGGGAACGACCATCGAAGTCTTGCTCGACGTCGATACCGGACAGCACCGCACCGGCGTCACTTGCTGCGAACGAGCGGAACGGTTGTATCAGTTGATTGCCGAGACGGAGGGTTTGATTCCCGGCGGATTTCATGTCTACGATGGGCATCAACACCAACAGTCGCACGAAGAGCGGAAAGCCGCTATTGATGTTGAGTGGGCCAAGGTGATCGAGCTACGCGACAAATTGGTCGCTGCCGGATTGCCCGTTCCGCGCATTGTCGCCGGCGGCACCGGTTCGTTTCCGGTTTATGCTACCAAAGACGATCCGACGATTGAACTGAGTCCCGGGACCTGTGTCTACAACGATGCGGGCTACTCCGCTGCCTTTCCTGATCTCAAGTTCCCTCCTGCGACGGGCGTGCTAACCCGCGTCATCAGTCGCCCCACGGAGAATCGTATCACTCTCGATTTGGGTTATAAGGCGGTCGCCTCCGACCCCCCGGCCGGCAAGCGATGTACTTTTCCCGAGTTGCCCGATGCCGTGGCAGTGCTGCAAAACGAAGAACACCTCGTGCTCGAAACCGATCGCGCCGGTGATTTTCAACCGGGCGACGAATTGCTGGCCATTCCCACCCACATCTGCCCCACATCAGCCATGCACAAGGAAATTGTGGTCGTCTCAGGCGGCAAAGTGGTCGACCACTGGGACATCGTTGCCCGCGACCGTCAGTTGACGATTTGA
- the rpmA gene encoding 50S ribosomal protein L27 has product MAHKKGQGSSRNGRDSNAQRRGVKKYGGESVSPGNILIRQCGTKWHPGRNVGMGKDYTIFALVEGTVVFDQKGRRINVEMAEAN; this is encoded by the coding sequence ATGGCACATAAGAAGGGCCAAGGGTCCAGTCGGAACGGTCGCGATTCGAATGCGCAGCGGCGCGGCGTCAAAAAATATGGCGGCGAAAGCGTTTCGCCCGGCAATATTTTGATTCGTCAGTGCGGCACCAAATGGCATCCGGGTCGCAATGTCGGCATGGGAAAAGATTACACAATCTTTGCCCTGGTCGAAGGGACTGTTGTCTTCGACCAAAAGGGTCGTCGCATCAACGTCGAAATGGCCGAAGCCAACTAA
- a CDS encoding TrmH family RNA methyltransferase: MTEFVHQRYKPLSPLDQPRELIVACPPLRSNVNLSRIIRAAGCCGVTRVLCTGTAKVIRKIARDGADAVEVEVHRTLEPQLEKLRGEGYALVGLEQTSGSQSLFDYPFARKTVLVLGNERTGITEEILALLDATVEIPTYGMPYSHNVATAAAMGVYEYCRRYPRG, translated from the coding sequence ATGACTGAATTTGTCCACCAACGCTACAAGCCGCTCAGCCCGCTCGATCAACCTCGCGAACTGATCGTCGCTTGTCCGCCACTCCGGAGCAACGTGAACCTCTCCCGCATCATCCGCGCCGCCGGCTGTTGCGGGGTGACGCGCGTGCTCTGCACGGGCACCGCCAAGGTGATCCGCAAAATCGCCCGCGACGGCGCCGATGCCGTCGAAGTCGAAGTCCACCGCACACTCGAACCGCAACTCGAAAAACTCCGCGGCGAAGGCTACGCACTGGTCGGCCTCGAACAAACCAGTGGCTCACAATCCCTGTTCGACTACCCCTTCGCCCGCAAGACAGTCCTCGTCCTGGGCAACGAACGGACCGGCATCACCGAAGAGATCCTCGCACTCCTCGACGCCACCGTCGAGATCCCCACCTACGGCATGCCCTACAGCCACAACGTGGCGACAGCGGCAGCGATGGGGGTTTATGAGTACTGCCGTCGGTATCCGCGCGGGTGA